The DNA window TCCCCCTCGGTGGTGCCGCGCCGGGCTGGGACGAACGAGCGGGCTGATGCAGACGGCGAAGCCCGAGACGCCGCCGGCCCCAGTCGCGCCTCCCGGTCTGCGCCGGCAGGGGGTTTTCCGCATCGGCGAAGGTCGCCATGGCGActccgccggcgagctcccctcctcgccgccttcgtcgGCGTACCTCATCGCCGGCGAGAGCCCGCGGTTGCTGATCACGTGGCAAgagtgccgcggcggcgacgcgacggccggATCCTTCTTCCGGGGGCCCCAGGGTGCCATGATCGCCGCGAGCCAAGAACGGTGCTTCCGCTCCTTGCTACTGCGCTTTTCCTCCGACCCGTGTTGCCGATGGGCTCCGAAGAGCGCGGCGAGCACGGAGAACTTGCTGCTGCGGCGCCGGATCTCGAATTCTATGTCCCCTTCCTCGAATCCacctgcgccgcctccgccgccgccgccgccgccgtaggccGGCCCCACCTGCGGCGTCCGGAAAAAGAGGAGGCTCGGCGTGCGCCTCCTCGCCCCGGAGGCGTCGGACTTCCGGCGGCACACGTACGGCGACACCGACCTCGGGAAAACCGgcaccggctccggcggcggcggcaatgagGAGGCCTCGTtctgcgcggcggcgagcgcgagcagGCGGTCGCGGAGGCACGGCGCGCACACGCCAACCCCGCCCTCGTACGGGTGCCTCCTGCACTTCATTGCCCTCTTCTCTTTGCCTTCTCCATTATCAAGCACAGCagcagaggggagggaggaaggaaggaaggaagaggaggacgacgcgGTCTCTCCTCTGTATATAGAGGCGCCGCTTTTCACCTTTTCGTAGTTTTCGTTTGTTCGATCGGTTCGCATCTCTCTGTTCCCTCGCTTGCGTGGCTTTTTATGGAAGTGTGTTCCTCTACCCTACTCTAGGAATAGATGCACGGTTGCACACTAGTAGGacaaaaatttcatataagaaatattgaaaaataggccgagtttagttacaaaattttttcttcttcaaacttctaactttttcactACCATCATGTTTAgatcacaatttttttcttcaaactttcaacttttttcatcgcatcaaactttcctactcacgtaaacttccaacttttccatcttattgtttcaatttcaactaaacttctaattttgacgtcaactaaacacagtctacatcaaacttttctacacacaaactttcaatttttccgtcacatcgttccaattttagcgCCACATTTTGAATTGAATTTGTTCAACATTGTTCGAATGCAGCTTTGTATAAGGTGGGTTTAGCACTTTAGATGCCCGCGTGGCCGCGTGTGTGCGCCTCCATCGTGACCGTCACGAGACATCGCTTGGACTGGGATCGCAGCAGCCAGAGGCCAGAGCCAAGATCCAAACCTGCGTGCGTCGCAATTGCCACTTGCCAACCCATTGACCAGGCGCGCGAGCGCGAAAACGAGCCGCGAGTCCGTGACCGAAGCTTCGCCGCGCGGCAGGCAGCCTCCCCACGTGCCACTCGGGGTTGGTTCTCCCGGAGCCTTTTCCGCTCGCGGCGGCGTGTGCAGCAGCGGCTTCACCCGGATCCCTGTCAGCCACCACGGCGAACCAACAAAAGGTGGCAACATTTTCTCGACGGGAAAAAGTGGTCGCGGTGGCGGCCGTGACGGAGTGATCGAGAAGAGAAGTAAATTACGGCGTTTTTTCCCGTGCTGGGTTGCCTGAACCATCTTTCACCAAGACGAACCATACCGATTGGATGTATCCTCTTTATTACTCTTCCATCGATCGCCCCAACCACCGGCAGAGAAAACTCGCGCAGGACCCGACGACGAGGCGATGAGGTGATGAGGCGTGTGTTCTTGGGCAATGGCGATCGACGAGCGACACGATCGTCTTTGGTGTTTCGCCTGGAATCGACATGGGAGTACGGACGCGCGGTGTCTCGGAGAAGGTGGCGAGCGTTGATCCATCGTCTGTGGTCGAAGTCGAAGGGGGAGGACTGACTGACGACGACTCGTCGTGGCGCGAGTTGGGAGGCTCTCGCCCCGACAGGGCTGTCGGGTCCGCGTGCTGTCACTCCTCGCGCGCCGCGCTTTTTGGCGTGGCTGTCAATCCTCGTGCGCCGGTGAACGATTGGCCATTTTTGTACTTGGGCGGGCCGgcaaatttgatgatttttaCCACCAATTTTTAGATCAGGTGATACATGGGAACAAATGCGCGTGGTAGTCAATCATCATTAGATCTCTAATCTAAATAGGTGACAAATTATCGAATCAGAACCTGGATGATGgttgatgagttgaagaagaatcACAGGAGGAGTGCGCCGTACGCAGGAGACTTTCTTGTACACCACTTGATCAGAGGAACGCAAAAAATGGTCATGAGATTTGCACAAGTTCCATGAGGGAACGAAAGAAACTTTGCCGTCGTACATGGGCTTTTAGAACCGTGTAAGGGGGGCCCAATATTTTATGGGCCAAATCTCACTTCTGGACAAATGCTTTCTCCTTTCAGGCCTAGTTTTCACCGGGCCGTCACGGGCCCACGTCGCAGTCTACCCCGCCGAAATCTCTACCGCGCGGGAACTCCAATTTCCAACCCCGCCCAATTCCCCTCCCTTTCGGCCATTCCCCTTCCCCCTTCtcggctcctctcctctcctcctcgccttccCACCACCTTCCCTTCCCAACCCGATCCCCCattccgccgccgtccgccgcctccgccgtatCGAACCGCCTAGCGACCGGAAAGAAGAAAACCCTAGTCCTCAACACAGCCATGGCTCCACGGAAGCggacgggggcggcggcgggggcagctTCGAAGAAGCCGCCGGCCTCGCAGCCGTCGCAGCCAGCCAAGTTCGGCATTCTCCACTTCTTCGAGCGCCAGTCCCAGGCCTCCTCCCAGAACGCCAAGCGCCAGAAGGCCGACGGCCCCTCGcagcctcccgcgccgccgccgctcatcgaGGAGGAGCCGTCGGAGGTGTCGCCGGAGGTCACCAAGACTCTGGCGCCGAAGCGGGTCAGGTTTTCTCCTGGGATGGTAAGTATTGGTCTTGCGCTTGGTCCGATTTGGAATGCATTAGTTGGCGTTTGGATCGACTCTTAGGTTTGGTGGTTTCTTGTTTGGTGCGGTCCAGCTGATTAAGCAGAGCCAGGACGATGGGGGTGGGGAGGTTGTGACTTGGAAGATCTCGCCGGTGAATGATCGCCTGCGCATGGTCACTTCAAGGCAGATGACTGGTATGGCGCTTCATCCGTGCTCAAACAATGAGGTATATACTGGAGTTTCTTTATGTTCTTGCGAGGTATATACCGGCGTGCAATGCACGTATGTATGTGCATTGGAGCCGGTGGAGACACAACACTTTCTTGTGTGATGAAATTAATCGTTTTTTGTGGCTTTCTGGTTTGCTATTCGATATGTAATTGTATTCTAGAAGCATTCCTCGGTCGAGTCTACAAAGAAATGGCATTCATCACTGCTGGGCATGTCAAGATGTACTGCTTCAGCACGCAATTTGGATATGTGTGGAACTGGTCCAGGTGGCTGTGACGGTGTGGAGGACACCCAAAGCCCATTTCGGACTCCTCCATCACTGTCCTATAGGTGCAGTGAGGTACATACAGTTATACGATGAATTGTTGTGTGAATGCTAGCTAATGTAGTTCCAAATCGTGTTGATGGAGTAATGGTTTTGTGCATGAAGCAGCAGCTTAATGGGGGTGTGGTTTCTGATGGAGGACCTGAGCAGTTGGGGGCAGGGGAGCACAAAAAGGTGAACTAAGATAACACTAAATGTCCTGGGTGCCATTGGTTTCATGATATTATTACATGTAAGAACTAAGTTGCCAAAGAATTGATCGACAAAACTATGCCATTTCTTTTTACCAGGCACTACTTGATCTTTTAGATCAAGTGGAAGATGCAATCATGGAAGAAGAATTACCTGCTGATGGTGAGAATAGAGAGCAGCTCATAAATGGTGATCCGAAAAACATTAGTTGTTCTCCTATTGCTGACAGCGATCAAAATGTACCCTCCCAGAAGTCCCTTGATGCCCCGCCCTTCGATAGCTTTTTGGTGTTGGAGGTTTGCTTTCTTTACCTCCATGGGTTGGTTTCTATCGAAGTTGGAGCTGCTCTAGACTTCTAGTACAATAGAGATTTATGTGTTTAATTACTTTTCAGGTGTCAGAAAAGCACAAAGGTGATAACTTACCATGTGATCGCTATCCTGTTAAGGTATATATCCTCTTTACCTATCTGGATGAGCTAGTTTGCAAttaaatttttgttattttgcaAAGTTGCTAACTGTTTTGACAGGTTTTACGTTTGCTGAATGAGCACGGTGGGAAAGAGCATGCAGTCCATTTGTGTGATGAGTGGTGAGTTCCTATATGCAACTATTGACATGattccatttttattttctatatacATATGAACCTTCATCAATCTATTGCCTATATATTTCAAACCACTACAGGTTCCATAGCCTTATTAGCCCAGGCGACACAGTAAGTGTCATTGGAGAATTCACTGACCAAGGAATATGTATTATTGATCATGACAAAAATCTTGTTATAGTGCATCCAGAATTACTCATATCTGGAACACGGGTTAGTATTAGCCTCCCCCCATCTCTTTATTATAACCTTTGTAGTCAATATCCCAGATCAATATGAACAAGCTGCTATGATATCCtcaaatattattttataagAACTGTTTGTAAAAATACATTCATCTTATCTTGTCATCATATTTTGATATATAGCTTATTTTAGGTTGCTTCTAGTTTTCATTGTCCAAGAAGGTCTGTTCTCGATGACAGACTAAAAAGCAATGAATATTCAACAAGTGCTTTGATTGGTACTCTGCTGCATCAAGTATTCCAGGTTCGTTGGTGCAAGAAAAATTGGCAGCTCTGGTTAATACATCATGCACTTTATCTTCATGTAACAGTTGTGTGTGCCTCACTTTGTTTCTTTCCTCTTGTGCCTCAGGCAGGGCTACTTGAAGATGTTCCTTCAACGCAATTCTTAGAGCAGCAAGCCAAAGAagttcttttgaaaaatattgAGAGTTTATATGCATGTGGAGGTAAGATTCGTGACAACATTTTTAATCCATAAAAAAACACACTACACAAAAGTATGACACTATGACATGGACTGTTCATGACTTATTATGTTATACTGAGTGCCCTGACCAATAATGTTTTTCTTACTCTATTCTTAGAGCACCGATTCAGTAAGGCTATAGTTATCAGTAAATTATCATGTGCTACTAaattttttgtgaaactttatatttaatttttgaaTGTTGTTTTGACTAATTTGATCCAATTTTCTGTGCTATATCCTTcctattatttttatatgtttatACAAGGAACATGGAATGTCATTCCAAAAGTTCTGCAAATCTGTTGTGTTTGTTCTGAAATATCAACATACATTGTGGTTGTTCTCATACATCCTCATTTACTCAAGTCATATTGGTATATTGCCATGTTTGATTACAGTACTGTACTGTAGCTCAGCTTCTTTATTGATATTTATAACATTACACAAACTATCTTATATCCCCAGCCATGTGCATATCTTACTGGTTCTGACATTTTTCTATGCAGCCAGTGAAAGCAACACGCTTAAAACGCTGATTGAAGCAGTCCCCAAAATATTGAATTGGTACAAGTGCTTTATGAAGGTGGAGTAGATGACTTGCACAGCAGTTTTTTATATTCACTGTTGGGGCTCCTTAAATGACCACAAGAATTTTCGAAGTCCATAGAGTTGCACCATGGTCATGAATACTCCACTTATTTTTGTTGAATTGGAACCTGTTGTTATACCCATATGGCACTCTTCTATTTCTTTTCAGAGGTTCTAGGCAATGATTAATCACTCGATTGAGccattttgtttttaattgcTAATATATGCCATTTCTATTACggagtataattttttaagaGAAAGTTTTGATCTAGTCTTTCCTTTATCAATCCTGGACTAACTTGCCTGCAAAGTTCACCGGTGGATATATTGCATGTCTTGTCCTTTACTTGTTTAAAGAAGATACTGTTACATGTTCTGCGCTAATCATCGTCGGCACATCCAGGTATCAAAATGTAACAATgtaaattttggtcaaattgaAGGACAAAAGACTGTTGGAGTTGTGGAGGTAGGCAACATCTTGAGCTTGCAAAACTTTGGAATATGACCTTTTCATATTacgtaacttatatgtaatatCAAGCAAGTTCGTTTCATGATGGTAAACTCCTGTAGTCCTTGTGATTCTCAGCCATCAAAATTAGGCCAACACAGAACTTTCACTCTCCCCATGTCCTTCAGTACTTGAGTGTTGACTTGCACACCTCATTCTTAATGGCTTTATTGAAATGAATTTCACCTTAGGTAATGGATATTGAGGAGATGGCCTGGGCTCCAAGATATGGTTTGAAAGGGATTATTGATGCTTCTATTAGATCAAGGGTTTCATGCAATGGTAGTTCATACGACAGAGTAATGCCTCTGGAGTTCAAAACTGGTAAAGGAACTAGTGGTCAGGTAAGCATATGCTCCTGGATAGTGGATCCACTTGAAGATATATTATATCTTTTTCTGGCATGAGATATTTTTGTCACCGGGGTTCTGGAAACTATTTATGTAATAAATTAGTGAAGTATTGCAACAACCAGGCTTCTTGAAAGATTGTGCTGATTCCATAATCCATATTAATTCTTACAAGTAGTCATGCTCtcaattttttaatcaaaaccTGACGAGTTCATTGAGTTTTATATTGCACAGGCCAGAACTGTTGTTTTCTGTCTGTTTTCCATAATGTAATTACTGGTTGCTTACTTGAATTAGATTCCCTGCTCTATTTTATCCAAAACTTTAAGCTTTAGTTACAATTGACTAGAAACCTGTCAACCACCTAGTCATGTCCATTCTGTGGCAACAACCAATCAATAATAATGTCCTACAACAACTAATCGTACCTTAAAAAAACCCAATCATAGTTCATtacaaaataataattaatcaataatcCGGAGCCTCAGTTCCATTCTACTTTCACAAGGTCAACACCCTTCAGTAGTTTTGATAATTAATACATGTCACATGTAGCGGcatccaaatatatattttgatacctTTTTTGAAATGTGATTGTGACTATTAGTGTTATCTTTACTTTATGTCCATTTCTGAAAAGAATATTGTGTTATTTTTGTGGTGTTTCACATACTGTGTAGCACTCTAGTGTCTCCTCTTTACCTAACCATGTCTGAAAAAACAACAATTTAGTCCTTCAGAATAGATCCAGTTACTTCTCTATTGCCCTTCACAATGGTTTATATATTTCCAGACAGCTGTGGAACACACTGCCCAAGTGATATTGTACACGCTATTGATGACGGAGAGGTATGATCTATCTATTTCTTCCACTGCAGgctttccatatatatatattccttacCATGCTTTTCCATGTCTTCAGATACTTGAACAAGGATATTGACTTGGGTCTTCTGTATTATCTTCACACAGACCAAACATTGGTAATCTTCTAAAACGACACTCAACATAAATTCTGTACCCATCCTTATCCATTTCTTGTTAATTTCTGAAGGGCATCAAAGTCAAGAGGTCTGATTTAATTGGATTAATAATGCGTCGGAACGAGCTTGCCACTGAGATCCTGAAGGCATCGATTTCACAGAGTTTTCCCCCGATGATACAGGTGGAACTAAAAACTTGTACATAAGTAATTCATTTGTTAGAACTC is part of the Oryza glaberrima chromosome 4, OglaRS2, whole genome shotgun sequence genome and encodes:
- the LOC127771426 gene encoding uncharacterized protein LOC127771426, with protein sequence MKCRRHPYEGGVGVCAPCLRDRLLALAAAQNEASSLPPPPEPVPVFPRSVSPYVCRRKSDASGARRRTPSLLFFRTPQVGPAYGGGGGGGGGAGGFEEGDIEFEIRRRSSKFSVLAALFGAHRQHGSEEKRSSKERKHRSWLAAIMAPWGPRKKDPAVASPPRHSCHVISNRGLSPAMRYADEGGEEGSSPAESPWRPSPMRKTPCRRRPGGATGAGGVSGFAVCISPLVRPSPARHHRGGGHPPDAAAFSGELGPSPLHRLSSGSSLPHCRSWKLADGGRFR